The Candidatus Poribacteria bacterium genome contains a region encoding:
- a CDS encoding phytanoyl-CoA dioxygenase family protein: MLTQEQCDFYEENGYIGVEAVLTVEEVADLQRVTDEFVEKSREVTEHTDIFDLEPGHTPANPRVRRIKSPALYHTVYDQTLRHPKVLDIVEQLIGSGVRYNGHKLNMKYPEFGSPVEWHQDWAFYPHTNDDLLAVGIVIDDMTVENGALMIIPGSHKGPTLDHHQDGAFIGAVTDPDFTPEGAVPVELKAGGITLHHVRALHGSAPNTSDKPRRLLLFQYCAVDAWPLKGIPDWDSFNDLIIRGEPTNQPRMVAAPVRMPEPYAELKGSIYEVQSLLDNPLYAKAQ, encoded by the coding sequence GTGCTTACACAAGAACAGTGTGATTTTTACGAAGAGAACGGTTATATCGGTGTTGAGGCGGTGCTAACAGTGGAGGAGGTCGCCGATCTTCAACGCGTCACCGATGAATTTGTTGAGAAATCAAGAGAGGTTACCGAACATACTGACATCTTTGATTTGGAGCCAGGACATACGCCTGCTAATCCGCGCGTGCGTCGCATCAAGAGTCCAGCACTCTACCACACCGTCTATGACCAGACTTTACGGCATCCCAAGGTTCTGGATATCGTGGAACAACTTATCGGATCCGGGGTCCGGTATAATGGGCATAAATTGAATATGAAGTACCCGGAGTTTGGAAGTCCGGTGGAATGGCATCAGGATTGGGCGTTTTATCCACACACCAACGATGATCTGCTTGCTGTCGGTATCGTTATTGACGACATGACTGTAGAGAACGGCGCATTGATGATAATTCCGGGCTCCCACAAGGGACCCACTTTAGATCATCATCAAGACGGTGCCTTTATCGGTGCGGTTACTGACCCTGATTTCACGCCAGAGGGAGCTGTACCTGTTGAATTGAAGGCAGGCGGGATCACGCTCCATCATGTCCGTGCGTTACACGGTTCTGCCCCGAATACTTCCGACAAACCGCGTCGTTTACTTCTCTTCCAGTATTGCGCAGTGGATGCGTGGCCCCTGAAGGGCATTCCAGATTGGGACAGCTTCAACGACTTGATCATTCGTGGGGAACCAACAAATCAACCCCGTATGGTAGCTGCGCCGGTGCGTATGCCGGAGCCGTATGCAGAGTTGAAAGGCTCTATCTACGAGGTACAGTCTCTGCTTGACAACCCGCTCTACGCCAAGGCACAGTAG
- a CDS encoding GIY-YIG nuclease family protein: protein MLTREMVADVPTDPGVYFFRGASGTILYIGKAKCLRKRVHSYLHKVKKRPSKIKRLIRWTTDVRYQVCRSEQEALFLESRLIQEHQPSYNTAMKYGRSSWYIRIDVGEAFPRLERVSETQPDGARYFGPLSSRRWTDEAIDILQRIFSVRTCEGEITPVPGFRACFQYHVKRCDAPCAALITREVYGETITDIVNLLDGAYEKVQTSLIERRDRASEALHFERAAAFQKQLQRIQKVFTFLDVHRR from the coding sequence ATGCTAACGCGAGAAATGGTCGCCGACGTACCTACGGATCCAGGTGTCTACTTTTTTCGAGGGGCTTCGGGGACGATCCTCTATATCGGTAAAGCAAAATGTCTACGGAAGAGGGTACACTCCTACCTCCATAAGGTAAAAAAACGCCCAAGCAAAATTAAAAGACTCATCCGATGGACGACAGATGTGCGCTATCAGGTGTGTCGTTCAGAGCAGGAAGCACTTTTCTTAGAGTCACGCCTGATTCAAGAGCATCAACCCTCCTATAACACCGCCATGAAGTATGGACGGTCATCTTGGTATATTCGGATAGATGTCGGCGAGGCATTTCCACGACTTGAACGGGTCTCTGAAACGCAACCGGATGGCGCGAGATATTTCGGTCCGCTGTCGAGTCGCCGATGGACAGACGAAGCGATTGATATCTTACAGCGGATTTTCTCAGTTCGCACGTGCGAAGGGGAAATCACACCTGTTCCAGGATTTCGTGCCTGTTTCCAATACCATGTGAAGCGTTGTGATGCTCCCTGCGCGGCGCTTATCACGCGCGAAGTCTATGGAGAAACCATAACGGACATCGTTAATCTACTGGATGGCGCGTACGAAAAAGTGCAGACGAGTCTAATTGAAAGACGGGACCGCGCATCGGAAGCACTTCACTTTGAGCGGGCTGCTGCGTTTCAAAAGCAGCTCCAACGGATTCAAAAGGTCTTCACATTCCTTGATGTGCATCGGAGGTAA
- a CDS encoding DUF1326 domain-containing protein: MKGILVLTTLALTLIAGFAFATEAPTVQGEYIEARSASVYVGACHFGSEFVEGGREATAVWNIQSGSWNNVSLENLTVVAVISGKNNLAIDTETRKSVLYMDASTTPEQRAALKDLLTTKRADVLGKVVATQTASIEFSKEGTKYDVTVGEVLALSANRYPCAGCTQPHQIWYKPLTTIQNAIVGKSEVYRYKDTHLPVTWHQSGAENNIFVGNFSI; encoded by the coding sequence ATGAAAGGTATTCTTGTTTTAACAACACTCGCGCTGACCCTCATAGCGGGTTTCGCTTTTGCCACGGAAGCACCGACTGTGCAAGGCGAGTATATTGAAGCCCGTTCCGCGAGTGTCTACGTTGGGGCGTGCCACTTTGGGTCCGAATTTGTGGAAGGTGGCAGAGAGGCAACCGCTGTCTGGAACATTCAGAGCGGAAGTTGGAACAACGTTTCGCTGGAGAACTTAACCGTTGTTGCTGTCATTAGTGGGAAAAATAACTTGGCAATCGACACTGAAACCCGCAAGAGCGTGTTGTATATGGATGCGAGCACCACGCCGGAACAGCGTGCTGCGCTCAAAGACCTGTTAACAACGAAACGCGCGGACGTTTTAGGTAAAGTCGTTGCAACCCAAACCGCTTCTATCGAATTCTCGAAAGAAGGGACTAAATATGACGTGACGGTTGGAGAAGTCCTCGCCCTGTCCGCGAACCGTTATCCGTGTGCCGGATGCACACAGCCACATCAGATCTGGTATAAACCCCTGACAACGATTCAGAACGCGATCGTCGGCAAATCTGAAGTCTATCGTTATAAAGACACCCACCTCCCGGTGACGTGGCATCAAAGCGGCGCAGAGAACAACATCTTTGTCGGCAACTTCTCCATTTAA